GAAGCAGATCGAGTACCGCCGACATGACCGTGTCCTCCCGCAACGAAACGTCCTATACCGCGACGCCCACTCCGCCCGGCCGCTCGTTCGCGACCTGGCTCTGGGAATGGACCAAGTCCATCGTGGTGGCGCTCGCCGTCTGGTTCCTGCTCCGCACCTTCCTGGTGGAAGCGTTCCGGATCCCGTCAGGGAGCATGGAGAACACGCTGCTCATCGGCGACTTTCTCTTCGTGAACAAGGCGCTGTACGGCGCCGAGGTGCCGCTGGTGCACGCGCACCTGCCGGCCGTGCGCGAGCCGGAACGCAACGACGTGCTGGTTTTCGATTCGGTGGAAGAACCGGGGCTCAAGATCGTGAAGCGGCTCGTCGGCATGCCGGGCGACACGCTCTCGATGGAAAACGGCGAGCTCTATCGCAATGGCCGGAAGGTGGACGAGCCGTACGTGATCCACACCGATCCGACGCGCTCGGAGGATGCGGCGGAGCGAGCCAAGATGCGCGCGTGGCAGTTGCCCCACCTGGTCAATCGCGACCGGGCCACCTATCGCCCCGACCTGCAGGATTGGGGACCGATCGTGGTGCCGGCCGATTCGTTCTTCATGATGGGAGACAACCGGGACAGCTCGTACGACGGCCGCTACTGGGGCTTCCTCCCGCGGGAAAATGTGCGGGGGCGCCCGCTCCTGGTGTACTTCAGCTACGATCCGGCCAGTTGGCGCTCGCTGCCGTTCGTTTCGGCGGTTCGCTGGGGACGCCTCTTTACCGTGCCTGAGTGATCCCTCGGCACCGCGTCGCGGTGATCCGCCGAGCCAGGGCGTCAGCGCGGTGACGCAGGCGGCGTGACCGCGCTAACGCCGTGGTCTCGACGCGTCGGCCGTGGCCGCGCGGGTCGGCCCGCGGTCGATGTAGACCGCCGTGCGACCACACGAGCCGCAGTGCAACGTCACCCGGCCGCCATGCTGATCGGAGTCTGCCGCATCCCGCGGAGGGATGCGCTCGATGGACGCCGAACTACACGAGGGGCAAACCAGAGGCTTGTGGTCCCGATCGGCCGCGATCAAGATCAACGCCTCAGGTGCTCGATATTCCTTGACTCCCCGACGACCCACAGTCGGCCCTTCCGGTGGGACAACAGTGAACAGGGGACGACAAAATCCCACCCACGCCCAATCTAGAACGAGCCGAAGGACGACGCAAAGTGTCTGACGCACATTCGGGCTGTGCCATGGCCCCGAACTCGGGTCGGCCAGCCCTTGCCTTGCTCGTTGCCCTCGGGCTCGGGGTGGCCGCACCGCGCGCTCTGACCGCGCAAGCGGTGCACGTGGTGAGACTCGAAGTCGAGATATCCGAACAGCTTCACCGATTCGTTCCGGAGCGGGTGACCGCCCGAGTCGGCGACGTGCTCCGTTTCCGGGTGGTGAGCGGCGCCCCGCACAGCATTGCCTTCGAGCCGGCCGGCATCTCGCCCAACGCCCACGCGGCCCTCAACGCCGCCATGCCGGACCGGTCCGGCGACTTGAGCGGTCCCGTGCTCCCCGCCAACGGTGCCGAGTACCGGATCGTTGTGCCTCCGCTCCCGCCAGGCCGATACGTGTTCTACAGCGTTCCCCACCGGGCGTACGATATGCGGGGAGAGCTTGTCGTAGCGAAGTAGCAACCCATACGCCGCTTGACGTCCCCACTCACCCGTGATACGTTGCCGCCTCGGAGCTTGGCCAAGGAGGCCCAGTGGCGTCGGAGCTCGGCGGTTCCCAGATCTCGACCCTTCTCGAGACCCTCCCGGGGATCGCAAACGTGTTGCGGAGCCCGGTGGCGGATGCGCTCGTGAACACGATTCGCGCCGCCGCCCGGATCGGTGAGTTCGCGCTTGCCGATGCCGAGGAGTTGGTTCGCTATGCGGTGCGGCGCGGGCTGCTCGCGGCGGACGAGGGCGACCGCCTGCTTGCCGACGTGCAGGAGGCCGAGCGGAAGCGGGTCGAGCGCGCGGCGGCCCACGCCAAGGCTCAGAAGGCAAGGGCCAAGGCGAAGGCGGTGAAGCCCGTGAGGACGGTAAAGACGGTCAAAAAGGCGGCAAAGAGCGGCCGGCGCCGCTAGTCAGATCTTGAAGTCGCCCATGAGCCCGGAGAGTCGCTGAGCCCCTTGCACCAGATCGCTGGCGGACGAGGCGATCTGTTCCGTCGAGGCGCTCTGTTCCTCCGCCGCCGCCGTCACCTCCTCACCCATCGCGGCGTGCTCCGCCGCCGTGCGGCTCGCCTCGGCCGTCTTGCTCCCCAAATCATCGACCAGCTTCCGGTTCTCCGTGGTCCGCCGGGCCACATCGCCGGCGGCACGGGTCACGTCGTCGACGGCGACGGTGATCTCCTCGAGCCCCCGCGCCGCACCCGACGCGATGTCTTCCACCCCGCCCACCTTGCCGGATCCGGCCGCCATCGTCGCCGAAACCTCCCGAATGCGGTCGCGGATCAGCTCGACGGTCTGGGTGACCTCCTCGGCTGCCGCAGCGCTCGAATCGGCGAGGCGCCGGACCTCTTCCGCCACGACGGCGAATCCGCGGCCATGCTCGCCGGCGCGCGCCGCCTCGATGGCCGCGTTGAGCGCGAGCAGGTTGGTCTGCGACGAGATCTGCTTGATGAGATCGATGAAGTCGGTGATCGAGTCGGACAGCTGCGCGAGCTGCTCCACCTGCGTCGCGGAGGTCGTCACCACCTCGCGCACGTCGAGCAGGGTGGCGCCCGCGGCATCGACACTCGCGCGGTGATGCGCGGCCAGCTCGCGAATCCGCTCGCCCAGACTGACGACGCTTGCGGCAGCGTCGGCGTTGCTCCCGACCGCGCCGCGCAGCGTCGAGAGGAGCGCGTCGGCGTCGCGCATGCCGCCCACCTGCTGCTCGGCGCTCGTCGTGAGCCGCACCATCGCCGTCGAGATCTCGCCGCTGCTCGACGCCAGCTCCTCGCTCATGGCCGAGAAGTCGCTTGCGCTCGCGGTGATCTGGTCGGTCTCGCGCGTGACCGCCCCGACGATGCTGCGGAGGCGGCTCGCCATCGCGTCCATCGCGTCGCCCAGGCGAGCAAGCTCGGCCGGCATGGCGCCGAGCTTGGCGGCGCGCAGGTCGCCCGACCCGAACCGGTCGGCGGCGCCGGCCAGCCGGCGGAGCGGCACGTTGACCGACCGCAGCGTATACAGCAGGGTGACGAACGCTACCGCGAGCGCGAGCGCAAAGATGAGCCACACCAGCGCCCCGCGCCGCGAGGCGCTCCCTTCGAGCTCGGCGGCGCGCGCCATCGAGCGGTTCGTCTGTGCGAGCGTCAGCGCGGTCACGTCGCCCACCAGGGTGTCGGCCATCGGGCGCGCCGTACCGGCGAGGGCGCGGGCCTCCTCGGTGCGCCCCAAGTCGGTAAGCGCGTGCGCGCGGGCGTACGTCACCTCGAGCCGCGCCTGCAGCGCGCCGACGCGGTTCAGGATGTAGCGGTCGGAGGTGGTGAGCGAGGGGAGGTCGCGATAGCTCCGCTGGTAGGCGTACGCCGAATCGCCCTGGCGCACGAACTCGAACCGCTGCTCGGGCGAGGGCAGGTCGAGGTACTCCTCAGCTCCGCGAATTTCCGCGGTGAGCGAATTGACCAGCGCGCTGCTCAGGCTCGTCGTGCGGAGGAGGAGCGCCAGCTCCTCGCTCACCGAGCGGTCGAGCGAGCGGATCGCGCCGACCGCCAGCACCGCGAGCGCGAAGACGAGCGCGATCAACACCGACATTCCCGCGCCGATGCGGCGCGCGAGGCTGCCGAGGACGGTCACCGGCCCTCCGCGAGCAGCATGGCGCCGTGCCGCACCACGGCGAGGTGCACGGCCGCGTCCGGCACGTCACCCAGCGAATCGAACGCGATCCGTCCGGTGACACCGTTGAAGGGGGGCGCGGTCGTGCCGATGGCGGCGACCGCCGCACGGATGGCCGCCCGACTCGTGCCGGCTCGCCAGATCGCGTCGCGGAGCAGGTAGATCGCATCGTAGGTCGCCGCGGCCGGCTGGTTCGGAAGGCCGTCCTTCGGAAACTTGTGCTGGTAGGCAGCGACGAAGCTCCGGTTGGCCGGGTTCGGCAGCGACGGCAGATAGGCCTGCGACACGTACACCCCTTCCGCCAGCGCGCCCGCCGCCTCGATGCCCTCGAGGCCGTCGCCGCCGAGCACCGGCAGGGTAAGCTTGCGCTTGGCGGATTGGCGGAGAACTTCCTCCGCTTCGGATTCGTTGCCCGCGACGAGCAGAAACTGCGCGCGGCCCATCTTCGCGACGCGGTCGAGGTAGACGCCGACATCGGGCCTGTCGCCGAGATATGGATCGATGCTCACGGCCTCCCCCTTCATGCGGGTGAAGTCGCGCACGAAAGTGCGCCGCACGCCGCGGCCGTAGTCATCGTCCAGGTAGAGCACGGCGCCGCGCTCGAAGCCGAGCCGATCGCGCGCCCAGCGGGCGAGTGCGGCGCCGTACGCCAGGTCGCTCGGGCAGAGCCGGAAGGTGTACGGCCCGGCGGCGCTTACATCGGGCGACGAGGACGACGGCGAGATGGCCACGACCGGGTTATCGCCACCGTTGTACACCGGTGCCGCGGCAAGCGTGGTGGCGGACCAGAGGTGGCCGACCACGGCCACGACGCCCGCCTTGTACAGGTCGGACGCGACGAACACCGCCGAGTCGGGGTCGGCGAAGTCGTCCCGCGCCACCAGCTCGATCGGCCGGCCGCCGATGCCGCCGTGCGCGTTGATCTCCTCGGTGGCGAGCTCGGCGCCGCGCAGCATCGGCGCGCCGACCGGGTCGGTGAGCGAACCGGCAATCCCGATGAGGATGGGTTCGCTGTTGCGCCGGCACGCGGCGGCGGTGACGCTCGCGGCCATGAGGAAGGGCGCGGCGCACGCGAGAGCCCGGCGGAATCGGCGCGCGGAGCGCCGTGGGTGCT
The sequence above is a segment of the Gemmatimonadales bacterium genome. Coding sequences within it:
- a CDS encoding ABC transporter substrate-binding protein; the encoded protein is MAASVTAAACRRNSEPILIGIAGSLTDPVGAPMLRGAELATEEINAHGGIGGRPIELVARDDFADPDSAVFVASDLYKAGVVAVVGHLWSATTLAAAPVYNGGDNPVVAISPSSSSPDVSAAGPYTFRLCPSDLAYGAALARWARDRLGFERGAVLYLDDDYGRGVRRTFVRDFTRMKGEAVSIDPYLGDRPDVGVYLDRVAKMGRAQFLLVAGNESEAEEVLRQSAKRKLTLPVLGGDGLEGIEAAGALAEGVYVSQAYLPSLPNPANRSFVAAYQHKFPKDGLPNQPAAATYDAIYLLRDAIWRAGTSRAAIRAAVAAIGTTAPPFNGVTGRIAFDSLGDVPDAAVHLAVVRHGAMLLAEGR
- the lepB gene encoding signal peptidase I — its product is MTVSSRNETSYTATPTPPGRSFATWLWEWTKSIVVALAVWFLLRTFLVEAFRIPSGSMENTLLIGDFLFVNKALYGAEVPLVHAHLPAVREPERNDVLVFDSVEEPGLKIVKRLVGMPGDTLSMENGELYRNGRKVDEPYVIHTDPTRSEDAAERAKMRAWQLPHLVNRDRATYRPDLQDWGPIVVPADSFFMMGDNRDSSYDGRYWGFLPRENVRGRPLLVYFSYDPASWRSLPFVSAVRWGRLFTVPE
- a CDS encoding plastocyanin/azurin family copper-binding protein; this encodes MVRLEVEISEQLHRFVPERVTARVGDVLRFRVVSGAPHSIAFEPAGISPNAHAALNAAMPDRSGDLSGPVLPANGAEYRIVVPPLPPGRYVFYSVPHRAYDMRGELVVAK
- a CDS encoding methyl-accepting chemotaxis protein; this encodes MTVLGSLARRIGAGMSVLIALVFALAVLAVGAIRSLDRSVSEELALLLRTTSLSSALVNSLTAEIRGAEEYLDLPSPEQRFEFVRQGDSAYAYQRSYRDLPSLTTSDRYILNRVGALQARLEVTYARAHALTDLGRTEEARALAGTARPMADTLVGDVTALTLAQTNRSMARAAELEGSASRRGALVWLIFALALAVAFVTLLYTLRSVNVPLRRLAGAADRFGSGDLRAAKLGAMPAELARLGDAMDAMASRLRSIVGAVTRETDQITASASDFSAMSEELASSSGEISTAMVRLTTSAEQQVGGMRDADALLSTLRGAVGSNADAAASVVSLGERIRELAAHHRASVDAAGATLLDVREVVTTSATQVEQLAQLSDSITDFIDLIKQISSQTNLLALNAAIEAARAGEHGRGFAVVAEEVRRLADSSAAAAEEVTQTVELIRDRIREVSATMAAGSGKVGGVEDIASGAARGLEEITVAVDDVTRAAGDVARRTTENRKLVDDLGSKTAEASRTAAEHAAMGEEVTAAAEEQSASTEQIASSASDLVQGAQRLSGLMGDFKI